One genomic segment of Desulfocapsa sulfexigens DSM 10523 includes these proteins:
- a CDS encoding CTP synthase, producing MKTTNAPKRTKFIFVTGGVLSSLGKGLAAAAIGALLESRGLTVTFQKLDPYINVDPGTMNPFQHGEVYVTDDGAETDLDMGHYERYTNAVMAQKNNYTTGRIYYSVITKERRGEYLGGTVQVIPHITDEIKAAVLQLDGTVDVALIEIGGTVGDIEGLPFIEAIRQLRRDLGRENSLYIHLTLIPYIKAAGEIKTKPTQHSVRELRADGIQPDILVCRTEVPLEDSLKAKIGLFCDVSPDAVITAIDVDNIYEVPLRLHEEGIDAKILELLNIWTGKPNIKPWEDLLHNINNPKDTITIALTGKYVELKESYKSLHESLIHGGLGNKVKVELRYISAEDLEDKSKDPATLLEGCHGILVPGGFGQRGVEGKIAAITYARENDIPFFGICLGMQLAVVEYTRNVLGLKDAHSTEFNAKTSNPVIYLIKEWFDYRTQEMQVRDETSDMGGTLRLGAYPCVLADDSFARTAYGEKEISERHRHRYEFNNDYRARLEEKGLLFSGTSPDNNLVEIVEIAEHPWFLGCQFHPEFKSKPMKPHPLFRDFIAAAIKHKG from the coding sequence ATGAAAACTACAAATGCACCCAAACGGACCAAATTTATTTTCGTAACAGGCGGCGTACTTTCCTCTCTCGGAAAGGGGCTGGCTGCTGCTGCCATCGGCGCCCTCCTCGAAAGCAGAGGGCTCACCGTTACCTTCCAGAAACTCGACCCCTATATCAACGTCGATCCGGGTACCATGAACCCCTTCCAGCACGGAGAGGTATATGTAACCGATGACGGAGCGGAAACAGACCTGGACATGGGCCATTACGAGCGCTACACCAACGCCGTCATGGCTCAAAAAAACAACTACACCACCGGACGGATCTACTATTCAGTGATCACCAAGGAGCGGCGCGGTGAATACCTTGGCGGCACGGTACAGGTTATCCCGCACATCACCGATGAAATCAAAGCTGCGGTCCTCCAGCTTGACGGTACCGTGGATGTGGCACTCATAGAAATTGGCGGTACTGTTGGTGATATAGAAGGACTTCCCTTCATTGAAGCCATCCGCCAGCTGCGCCGAGATCTTGGAAGAGAGAATTCCCTCTACATCCACCTCACCCTTATCCCCTACATCAAGGCGGCAGGTGAGATTAAAACCAAACCCACCCAGCATTCAGTCCGGGAACTGCGGGCCGATGGTATCCAGCCTGACATTCTGGTCTGTCGTACGGAAGTTCCACTCGAGGATTCACTCAAGGCAAAAATTGGCCTCTTCTGTGATGTTTCACCGGATGCAGTTATCACTGCAATCGATGTGGATAACATCTATGAGGTACCACTTCGCCTCCATGAAGAGGGAATTGATGCAAAGATTCTTGAACTCCTGAACATATGGACGGGAAAACCAAACATTAAACCCTGGGAAGATCTGCTCCACAATATCAACAATCCCAAGGACACCATCACTATTGCTTTGACCGGAAAATATGTGGAGCTCAAAGAATCCTATAAAAGTCTTCATGAATCACTTATACACGGCGGCCTTGGCAACAAGGTCAAGGTGGAACTTCGGTATATCAGTGCTGAAGACCTTGAAGACAAAAGCAAGGATCCTGCCACTCTCCTTGAAGGCTGCCACGGAATCCTTGTTCCTGGTGGATTTGGACAACGGGGCGTTGAAGGAAAGATTGCCGCCATCACCTACGCCAGAGAGAACGACATCCCATTTTTTGGGATCTGCCTCGGTATGCAGCTTGCTGTTGTGGAGTATACCCGTAATGTTCTTGGTCTGAAAGACGCTCATTCCACGGAATTCAACGCAAAGACAAGCAACCCGGTAATCTATTTGATCAAAGAGTGGTTCGATTACCGCACTCAGGAGATGCAGGTTCGCGATGAGACATCCGATATGGGCGGGACTTTGCGCCTTGGTGCATACCCCTGTGTTCTAGCCGACGACAGCTTTGCAAGAACTGCATACGGTGAAAAGGAAATCTCCGAACGCCACCGTCATCGCTATGAGTTTAACAATGACTACCGGGCTCGACTGGAAGAAAAAGGGCTGCTGTTCTCAGGGACATCTCCCGATAACAACCTGGTTGAAATCGTTGAAATTGCGGAACATCCCTGGTTTCTCGGTTGTCAATTCCACCCGGAATTCAAATCCAAGCCCATGAAACCGCACCCTCTTTTCCGCGACTTTATCGCGGCAGCAATAAAACATAAGGGCTGA
- the kdsA gene encoding 3-deoxy-8-phosphooctulonate synthase, whose product MSVSPVAVETPGGNDINVGSDQPLLLIAGPCALESEELARRVAGEMQEICGRLGISYVFKASFDKANRTSLDSYRGPGLDEGLSILSRIREEMQVPVISDVHDVGQIAPAAEVLDILQIPAFLCRQTDLLVAAAQTGKPVNLKKGQFVSPWDMENGVNKLRGAGGTKIMLVERGACFGYNNLVVDMRSLPVMRGFNCPVIFDATHSVQLPGGAGGSSGGMREFITPLSRAAVAAGIDGLFMEVHPDPDKALCDGPNSIRLDAIEELLTQLLRIHKAVTT is encoded by the coding sequence ATGTCTGTTTCTCCCGTAGCTGTCGAAACCCCTGGTGGTAACGATATCAACGTTGGTTCTGACCAGCCCCTCCTTCTTATTGCCGGGCCCTGTGCTCTGGAGTCCGAAGAGCTTGCCCGAAGGGTTGCTGGTGAGATGCAGGAGATCTGTGGCAGACTCGGCATATCCTACGTCTTCAAAGCATCTTTTGACAAAGCCAACAGGACCTCCCTTGATTCCTATCGCGGTCCGGGCCTTGACGAAGGTCTCAGTATCCTTTCCAGAATCAGAGAAGAGATGCAGGTTCCGGTCATATCCGACGTGCATGACGTCGGCCAGATAGCCCCCGCCGCTGAGGTCCTCGATATCCTTCAAATCCCTGCCTTTCTCTGCCGCCAAACTGACCTACTTGTTGCTGCAGCACAAACAGGTAAACCTGTGAACCTGAAGAAAGGACAGTTTGTCTCCCCTTGGGATATGGAAAACGGGGTAAATAAATTGAGGGGAGCAGGCGGCACCAAAATCATGCTGGTGGAGAGAGGTGCATGCTTTGGCTATAATAATCTGGTTGTGGATATGCGCTCCCTCCCTGTTATGCGTGGTTTCAACTGCCCTGTTATATTTGATGCCACTCATTCGGTACAACTTCCCGGAGGAGCAGGTGGCTCATCTGGAGGCATGCGGGAATTCATCACGCCACTTTCCCGCGCTGCGGTGGCGGCTGGTATTGATGGTCTCTTTATGGAAGTTCATCCCGACCCGGACAAAGCACTCTGCGACGGCCCCAACTCCATACGACTTGACGCCATCGAAGAGTTGCTGACTCAGCTGCTTCGCATTCACAAAGCTGTTACGACCTGA
- a CDS encoding KdsC family phosphatase, translating into MDPNSCTPSGPGAYPSDCEVREGYRKIAREKAMHNNRSENWQVTLSKAKDIKLLLLDVDGVLTDGNLIYSHEGKESKSFNTQDGFGLRMLQDAGVEVGIITARSSEALERRASDLKISHLYQGAANKLIAYQEIVKKTGLKPFQIAYMGDDWLDMVLLKRVGLSLAPANGVLEVKEMVHYTTEQSGGHGAVREACNLILEGLGKYNELLQGYLTRC; encoded by the coding sequence ATGGATCCTAATTCCTGTACACCTTCCGGACCCGGTGCCTATCCCTCCGACTGTGAAGTCCGTGAAGGGTACCGGAAAATCGCACGAGAAAAAGCTATGCACAATAATCGAAGTGAGAACTGGCAGGTGACACTTTCCAAAGCCAAAGATATCAAACTCCTTCTCCTCGACGTCGATGGTGTTCTCACCGATGGCAACCTCATCTATTCACACGAAGGAAAAGAATCCAAATCCTTTAATACCCAGGACGGTTTCGGCCTGCGCATGCTCCAGGATGCAGGTGTTGAAGTGGGCATTATCACTGCCAGAAGCTCCGAAGCACTGGAACGACGGGCCAGTGACCTTAAAATTTCCCATCTCTATCAGGGAGCCGCAAACAAACTTATTGCCTACCAGGAAATCGTCAAAAAAACAGGCCTCAAACCCTTTCAAATTGCCTACATGGGTGACGACTGGCTCGACATGGTACTTCTGAAACGTGTGGGCCTGTCTCTTGCTCCAGCAAATGGTGTGCTCGAAGTAAAGGAGATGGTTCATTATACGACGGAGCAGTCCGGCGGACATGGCGCAGTACGTGAGGCCTGCAATCTGATCCTTGAAGGCTTGGGCAAGTATAATGAGTTGCTACAGGGGTATCTTACCCGATGCTAA
- the lptC gene encoding LPS export ABC transporter periplasmic protein LptC — translation MLTRRNLVWVIPLGFFLTFPLWSIPVGSFLTPRGGYDPSLNERKLDAHKFTMENVHITQSKSGNTSLEIRAERAYSGDTENEYKMEEIDAVVTGNNGEQTFIAARKGVLDKETAILTLIDEVVVIKPKDKFELYTDLLIYNDKTKIANSPGKTQVIGEKIEIRGNNLIFNTETESYDLGGRVHCKLENFTSPNDASL, via the coding sequence ATGCTAACCCGCAGAAATCTCGTTTGGGTTATTCCCCTTGGATTTTTTCTCACATTTCCTTTATGGAGTATTCCTGTTGGTTCCTTTCTTACCCCGCGTGGCGGGTATGACCCATCCCTGAACGAACGAAAGCTGGACGCCCATAAATTTACCATGGAAAATGTTCATATTACCCAGAGTAAAAGTGGTAATACCAGTCTTGAAATTAGAGCAGAACGGGCCTATTCCGGTGACACGGAGAATGAATATAAAATGGAAGAAATTGATGCTGTTGTTACCGGCAACAACGGTGAACAGACATTTATTGCCGCCCGAAAAGGGGTACTGGACAAAGAGACCGCCATTCTCACCCTGATCGATGAAGTTGTGGTGATAAAACCCAAGGATAAATTTGAGTTATACACAGATCTACTTATCTATAATGATAAGACAAAGATAGCCAACTCACCTGGAAAAACCCAGGTTATTGGTGAAAAGATAGAGATTCGCGGCAACAATCTTATCTTTAATACCGAAACAGAATCATATGACCTTGGTGGTCGCGTCCACTGTAAACTCGAAAATTTCACCTCCCCGAACGACGCATCTCTCTGA
- a CDS encoding DUF4198 domain-containing protein: MKPAKLTLFIVLLLLFSSTQSNAHFGMIIPKEPRVEPQNRTIQLSLSFSHPFEGTGMDLLKPAQFYVIKDGEKSDLLGDLKETKIMDRLGWETDYQVKRPGVYHFVMEPIPYWEPTEDLSIIHYTKVIIPAFGAEDGWDQPVGLATEIVPRLRPFGNYAGNSFTGQVLLNGKPLPNAEVEVELYNQEGKYRAPSDLHITQLIKADTAGIFTFTCPLPGWWGFAALSSADYTLKNPQGEDKEVELGAVLWIYMDAYGINQ, encoded by the coding sequence ATGAAACCAGCCAAATTAACTCTTTTTATCGTACTTTTGCTGCTGTTCAGCAGTACCCAAAGCAATGCCCATTTCGGAATGATCATACCAAAGGAACCGCGGGTTGAGCCCCAGAACAGAACCATCCAGCTCTCCCTTTCTTTTTCTCACCCCTTCGAAGGAACGGGAATGGATCTGCTGAAACCGGCACAATTCTATGTAATCAAAGACGGTGAGAAATCAGACCTGCTTGGCGACCTCAAAGAAACGAAGATTATGGATCGTCTTGGCTGGGAAACGGATTATCAGGTAAAGCGACCAGGCGTCTACCATTTCGTCATGGAACCCATCCCCTACTGGGAACCCACCGAAGACCTTTCCATTATCCACTATACAAAAGTTATTATTCCAGCATTTGGTGCAGAGGATGGCTGGGATCAACCAGTGGGACTGGCTACAGAGATCGTCCCCCGCCTTCGTCCTTTTGGCAACTATGCCGGAAACAGCTTCACAGGACAGGTACTCCTGAACGGCAAACCGCTTCCCAACGCAGAAGTAGAAGTGGAATTATACAATCAGGAAGGGAAGTACCGCGCCCCCAGCGACCTCCATATCACCCAGCTTATAAAGGCGGATACTGCTGGAATTTTCACCTTCACCTGCCCCCTTCCGGGATGGTGGGGTTTTGCCGCACTGAGCAGTGCCGATTACACCCTCAAGAATCCACAGGGAGAAGACAAGGAAGTGGAACTTGGCGCAGTACTCTGGATCTATATGGATGCTTACGGGATCAACCAATAA
- a CDS encoding oxygen-binding di-iron domain-containing protein → MTQPQPDISGPVEIAQDIYWVGNRNDKGFESNAYLRVFRGNGKQFNLLIDPGPSPDFHAIASKIEHVLGKDYSLDLVYLNHQDPDVCINTVHFQRHFPKLQIVTSEDTWRLVRFYGLKEKQFIATENFKTGKIRVKTGHQLRLIPTPYAHFRGACALYDEEQKVLFSGDLFGGLTTSTNLYATKEYWDGMKTFHEIYMPTNLALKKAVHDFRQQTDDLEIIASQHGQIIRRDLINFFMAKLETLAVGLDLRDDSRLVIENYINAFNDILDKVRTNIDETIVSNLLNTFKSDGTFPNRLIVKNDKIYSLKVTVEEAFRLFATELCHSLSIDQKPIAKAIVIDTIADWHITTETPCPGDNPDEHQNNMQEDMLEEGESSKDTAIDNPLDFEQEELDNLLDDLMGNN, encoded by the coding sequence ATGACACAGCCTCAGCCTGACATTTCCGGCCCCGTAGAGATCGCACAAGACATTTACTGGGTTGGCAACAGAAACGATAAAGGATTTGAAAGCAATGCTTACCTGAGAGTTTTCAGGGGAAATGGAAAACAATTTAATCTTCTGATAGATCCGGGACCAAGCCCTGATTTTCATGCCATAGCCAGTAAGATTGAGCATGTTCTCGGGAAGGATTACAGTCTCGATCTGGTTTATCTCAATCATCAGGATCCTGATGTCTGTATCAATACGGTCCACTTTCAACGTCACTTTCCAAAGCTCCAGATTGTTACCTCAGAAGACACCTGGCGCCTGGTCCGTTTTTACGGCCTTAAAGAAAAACAATTTATCGCCACTGAGAATTTTAAAACCGGAAAAATCAGGGTGAAAACCGGGCACCAATTACGCCTTATACCTACTCCATATGCCCATTTTCGTGGGGCGTGTGCTCTATACGATGAAGAACAAAAAGTCCTCTTCAGCGGAGATCTTTTCGGCGGATTAACCACCTCGACCAATCTCTACGCTACAAAAGAATATTGGGATGGAATGAAAACATTCCATGAAATCTACATGCCCACAAACCTCGCACTAAAAAAGGCAGTTCATGATTTCAGACAACAGACCGATGATCTGGAAATAATAGCGTCCCAGCATGGTCAGATTATCCGCAGGGATCTCATTAATTTTTTTATGGCCAAGCTGGAAACATTAGCAGTTGGCCTGGATCTCAGGGATGATTCTCGGCTGGTCATAGAGAATTATATAAATGCCTTCAATGATATTCTCGATAAGGTTCGTACCAATATCGATGAGACCATTGTCAGCAATCTGCTGAATACTTTCAAGTCAGACGGTACTTTTCCCAACCGTCTGATTGTAAAAAATGACAAAATCTACAGCCTGAAGGTAACTGTAGAAGAGGCATTCAGATTATTTGCCACTGAACTCTGCCACAGCCTGAGTATTGACCAAAAACCCATTGCTAAGGCAATTGTGATCGATACCATTGCCGATTGGCACATTACAACTGAAACACCATGTCCTGGTGACAATCCTGACGAACACCAGAATAACATGCAGGAAGATATGCTTGAGGAGGGAGAAAGCAGCAAAGATACTGCCATTGATAATCCTCTTGATTTCGAACAAGAGGAACTGGACAACCTGCTGGATGATTTAATGGGCAATAACTAA